In Sinorhizobium sojae CCBAU 05684, a single window of DNA contains:
- a CDS encoding ABC transporter substrate-binding protein, which yields MTMRMTRRNLLAGGAALLSYSMLASSALSQEGRLRVLWWGSQARADRTNKVNQLFQSENQGVSINGEFLGWSDYWPRLATQVAGRNAPDVIQMDYRYIVEYARRGALAPLDDYLGSTLNVEDFDKVQIEGGSVDGKLYGISLGANSAAMMVNAVAFEEAGVDLPTPNTTWDDMARIGAEITKAGKRKGFYGIADGSGVEPLFENWLRQRGKALFTADGKIAYDANDAAEWFAMWTAMREAEACVPPDIQALDQYTVETSPLSLGKAAASYAHSNQFVAYQGVNKDKLALNNFPLIGKDAKGGHYRKPSMFFSVSAQTQDPELGAKYVNFFVKDPKAAEILGVERGVPESAAVREQLAPTLDELGRAMLDYVSGLGALAGALPPPPPSGAGEAEFALRTVAEQVGFGQLDAKQGGETLVNEVSQILSRG from the coding sequence ATGACAATGCGCATGACGAGACGGAACTTGCTCGCGGGAGGGGCGGCACTTCTTTCCTATTCCATGCTCGCTTCGAGCGCGCTTTCGCAAGAAGGCCGCCTGCGGGTGCTCTGGTGGGGCTCGCAGGCCCGCGCCGACCGCACAAACAAGGTCAATCAGCTCTTTCAGTCCGAAAATCAGGGAGTCTCGATCAACGGAGAGTTCCTGGGCTGGAGTGACTACTGGCCGCGCCTTGCGACCCAGGTCGCCGGGCGCAACGCGCCGGACGTCATCCAGATGGACTATCGCTACATCGTCGAATATGCGCGGCGCGGTGCACTCGCTCCACTCGACGATTATCTCGGCTCGACGCTGAACGTCGAGGATTTCGACAAGGTGCAGATCGAGGGTGGAAGCGTAGACGGCAAACTCTACGGCATCAGCCTCGGCGCGAACTCGGCGGCGATGATGGTCAATGCCGTCGCCTTCGAGGAGGCCGGCGTCGATCTGCCGACGCCCAACACCACCTGGGACGACATGGCGCGCATCGGCGCCGAGATCACCAAAGCCGGCAAGCGCAAGGGCTTCTACGGCATCGCCGACGGCAGCGGTGTCGAGCCGCTCTTCGAGAACTGGCTGCGCCAGCGCGGCAAAGCGCTCTTCACCGCGGACGGCAAGATCGCCTATGACGCCAACGATGCCGCCGAGTGGTTCGCCATGTGGACTGCCATGCGCGAGGCTGAGGCCTGCGTGCCGCCCGACATTCAGGCCCTCGACCAGTACACCGTCGAGACGAGTCCGTTGTCGCTCGGCAAGGCGGCAGCCTCCTATGCCCATTCCAACCAGTTCGTCGCCTACCAGGGCGTCAACAAGGACAAGCTGGCGCTCAACAACTTTCCGCTGATCGGCAAGGATGCCAAGGGCGGACATTATCGCAAGCCGTCGATGTTCTTCTCGGTTTCGGCGCAGACCCAGGATCCGGAGCTCGGAGCGAAATACGTCAACTTCTTCGTCAAAGATCCCAAGGCCGCCGAGATCCTTGGCGTCGAGCGGGGCGTACCGGAGTCCGCAGCCGTGCGGGAGCAACTGGCGCCGACACTCGACGAACTCGGCCGCGCCATGCTCGACTATGTGTCCGGACTTGGCGCGCTTGCCGGCGCCCTGCCGCCGCCGCCGCCCTCCGGCGCCGGCGAAGCGGAATTCGCGCTGCGTACCGTTGCCGAGCAGGTGGGCTTCGGCCAGCTCGATGCGAAGCAGGGCGGCGAGACGCTGGTGAACGAGGTCTCTCAGATCCTGTCGCGAGGCTGA
- a CDS encoding carbohydrate ABC transporter permease, translated as MAAVQDSTVAVGAGANARPTAQGRLASIWTKHGAGYMFLLPWLVGFFGLTLGPAVASFYLSFTNFDLIRSSEWVGTANYVRIATADPKFAAAIKVTFLYVVLSVPFKLAFALLVAILLNRGIKGLTVYRAIFYLPSLLGGSVAIAVLWRQLFAGDGLINSLLAQFGIEGPSWISHPDYSLWTLVVLSVWQFGSPMIIFLAGLRQIPTDMYEAASLDGASKFRQFYKITLPLLTPVIFFNAVVQTIEAFKAFTPAFIISGGTGGPINSTLFYTLYLYQEAFGNFRMGYASALAWILVLIIGLFTAFSFLTSRYWVHYDD; from the coding sequence ATGGCCGCCGTGCAGGATTCCACCGTAGCCGTCGGTGCGGGCGCCAATGCGCGCCCGACCGCTCAGGGCCGCTTGGCCAGCATCTGGACGAAACATGGCGCCGGCTACATGTTCCTGTTGCCATGGCTCGTCGGCTTCTTCGGGCTGACGCTTGGGCCTGCCGTCGCATCCTTCTATCTCTCCTTCACGAATTTCGACCTGATCCGCTCTTCGGAGTGGGTCGGGACGGCCAATTACGTCCGCATCGCCACGGCCGACCCGAAATTCGCCGCGGCAATCAAGGTCACCTTTCTCTATGTCGTCCTTTCGGTGCCCTTCAAACTCGCCTTCGCGCTCCTGGTGGCCATTCTTCTCAATCGCGGTATCAAGGGGCTTACGGTCTATCGCGCGATCTTCTATCTGCCGTCGCTGCTCGGCGGCAGCGTCGCCATCGCCGTCCTCTGGCGTCAACTCTTTGCCGGCGACGGGCTGATAAACAGCCTGCTCGCGCAATTCGGCATCGAGGGTCCAAGCTGGATATCCCATCCGGACTATTCGCTCTGGACGCTCGTGGTCTTGAGCGTCTGGCAGTTCGGCTCGCCGATGATCATCTTTCTTGCGGGCCTTCGCCAGATCCCGACGGATATGTACGAAGCCGCCAGCCTCGATGGGGCATCGAAGTTCCGGCAGTTCTACAAGATCACTCTGCCCCTGCTCACCCCCGTCATCTTCTTCAACGCGGTGGTGCAGACGATCGAGGCCTTCAAAGCCTTCACACCGGCGTTCATCATCTCCGGCGGCACCGGCGGCCCGATCAATTCGACGCTCTTCTACACGCTCTATCTCTACCAGGAAGCCTTCGGCAATTTCCGTATGGGTTACGCTTCGGCGCTCGCCTGGATCCTCGTGCTGATCATTGGCCTGTTCACGGCCTTCTCGTTCCTGACCTCACGTTACTGGGTGCACTACGATGACTGA
- a CDS encoding carbohydrate ABC transporter permease, with protein sequence MTDATMSTGTAPPPATIGRRGPLASLLVHTALIAASIAMLYPLLWMVSASVRPEDEIFSSTSLWPSAVDISSYIRGWFGLDVSFGRFFWNSLVIAVLTVIGNVIACSLAAYAFARLRFAGRNFWFAIMLGTLMIPYHVTLIPQYVLFLDLGWVNTILPLVVPKFLASDAFFIFLMVQFFRGIPRELDEAAMMDGCGPWRIYWKIMLPLSLPVLATAAIFSFIWTWDDFFGPLIYLNDMNTYTIQLGLRTFVDSSSTSDWGGLFAMSTLSLVPVFFFFLFFQRLLIEGIATTGMKR encoded by the coding sequence ATGACTGATGCGACCATGAGCACGGGAACGGCACCGCCTCCGGCAACGATCGGCCGCCGCGGACCTCTCGCTTCGCTGCTCGTCCATACGGCTCTCATCGCCGCGTCGATCGCCATGCTCTATCCGCTGCTGTGGATGGTCTCGGCTTCGGTCAGGCCGGAAGACGAGATCTTTTCATCCACTTCGCTCTGGCCGTCCGCGGTGGATATTTCCTCCTATATACGCGGCTGGTTCGGGCTCGACGTCAGTTTCGGGCGCTTCTTCTGGAATTCGCTCGTCATCGCCGTCCTAACGGTGATCGGCAACGTGATCGCCTGTTCGCTTGCGGCCTATGCGTTTGCCCGGCTGCGCTTTGCCGGACGCAATTTCTGGTTCGCGATCATGTTGGGGACGTTGATGATCCCCTATCACGTGACGCTCATCCCGCAATATGTGCTCTTCCTCGACCTCGGCTGGGTCAACACGATCCTGCCGCTGGTAGTACCGAAGTTTCTCGCAAGCGACGCCTTCTTCATCTTCCTGATGGTGCAGTTCTTCCGCGGCATTCCGCGCGAGCTCGACGAGGCAGCGATGATGGACGGCTGCGGCCCCTGGAGAATCTACTGGAAGATCATGCTGCCGCTGTCACTGCCGGTCCTGGCGACGGCCGCGATCTTCTCCTTCATCTGGACCTGGGACGATTTCTTCGGACCGCTGATCTACCTGAACGACATGAACACCTACACGATCCAACTCGGCCTCCGGACCTTCGTGGACTCGAGCAGCACCTCCGACTGGGGCGGCCTCTTCGCCATGTCGACGCTGTCGCTCGTGCCGGTGTTCTTCTTCTTCCTGTTCTTCCAGCGCCTTCTTATCGAAGGCATCGCCACCACCGGCATGAAGCGCTAG